The following proteins come from a genomic window of Pyxidicoccus sp. MSG2:
- a CDS encoding sensor histidine kinase: MMPSQEEDRGSGRALKERAALLLNEHVDRVRSRTDRLLAGLAVVQWAIAIIVAALWSPEGWLGKEHGVDLAFLKTAVLLGAVLTAVPVFLSRWRPGALLTRHAIAVSQALWSALLIHLSGGRIETHFLIFASLALLSLYRDPRVLLSATAMLVADLAVRGALWPESVYGVLHPEWWRFLEHAFWIAAFDLVLLHACRGMWRELREVAVRRAELELAREREGTKARELDRALRELGGFQEHLIRVEKLAAVGQLAASVGHELRNPLAAVRNAHAYLSRKLTKDPVGAAEDPRVSQFLGVMERELNACAKIISDLLDFARERPPALQPCPLRPLVDEALSVVPPREGVRIVNGVPESLPVPNLDKEQFRQVLVNLVQNAVEAMPSGRTGEVSVLAEGGEAGPWSVRVVDDGSGIPPDVLPKIFEPLFTTKTRGTGLGLAIVANMVQRHGGTISVRSEAGRGSEFTIQLPASAAAQAA; the protein is encoded by the coding sequence ATGATGCCTTCGCAGGAGGAAGACCGCGGCTCCGGGAGGGCGCTCAAGGAGCGGGCAGCGCTGCTCCTGAACGAGCACGTGGACCGGGTGCGCAGCCGGACGGACCGGCTCCTCGCGGGGCTGGCGGTGGTGCAGTGGGCCATCGCCATCATCGTGGCGGCGCTCTGGTCGCCCGAGGGCTGGCTCGGGAAGGAGCACGGGGTCGACCTGGCCTTCCTGAAGACCGCCGTCCTCCTGGGCGCCGTCCTCACCGCCGTCCCCGTCTTCCTCTCCCGCTGGCGCCCCGGCGCCCTGCTCACCCGGCATGCCATCGCGGTGTCCCAGGCGCTCTGGTCCGCGCTGCTCATCCACCTGTCGGGCGGCCGCATCGAGACGCACTTCCTCATCTTCGCCTCGCTGGCCCTGCTCTCCCTCTACCGGGACCCGCGGGTGCTGCTGTCGGCGACGGCCATGCTCGTCGCGGACCTCGCGGTGCGAGGCGCGCTGTGGCCGGAGTCCGTCTACGGCGTGCTCCACCCGGAGTGGTGGCGCTTCCTGGAGCACGCCTTCTGGATTGCCGCCTTCGACCTGGTGCTCCTCCACGCCTGCCGCGGCATGTGGCGCGAGTTGCGCGAGGTGGCGGTGCGCCGCGCGGAGCTGGAGCTGGCCCGCGAGCGCGAGGGCACGAAGGCGCGCGAGCTGGACCGGGCCCTGCGCGAGCTGGGCGGCTTCCAGGAGCACCTCATCCGGGTGGAGAAGCTGGCGGCCGTGGGCCAGCTCGCCGCCAGCGTGGGCCACGAGCTGCGCAACCCGCTGGCCGCCGTGCGCAACGCCCACGCCTACCTGTCCCGCAAGTTGACGAAGGACCCGGTCGGTGCCGCCGAGGACCCGCGCGTCTCCCAGTTCCTGGGCGTCATGGAGCGGGAGCTGAACGCCTGCGCGAAAATCATCTCCGACCTGCTCGACTTCGCCCGCGAGCGCCCCCCCGCGCTCCAGCCCTGCCCGCTGCGGCCGCTGGTGGACGAGGCCCTGAGCGTGGTGCCCCCGCGCGAGGGGGTCCGCATCGTCAACGGCGTGCCCGAGTCGCTCCCCGTCCCCAACCTGGACAAGGAGCAGTTCCGCCAGGTCCTGGTCAACCTGGTACAGAACGCCGTGGAGGCCATGCCCTCGGGACGGACGGGGGAGGTTTCAGTGCTGGCGGAAGGCGGGGAGGCGGGGCCCTGGTCCGTTCGCGTGGTGGACGACGGTTCGGGCATCCCTCCGGACGTACTCCCGAAGATATTCGAACCCCTCTTCACCACCAAGACGCGCGGGACGGGCTTGGGACTGGCCATTGTCGCCAACATGGTGCAACGTCACGGGGGCACAATCTCTGTGCGCAGTGAAGCGGGTCGGGGGAGCGAATTCACCATTCAGCTCCCCGCGTCCGCGGCGGCACAGGCCGCGTGA
- a CDS encoding response regulator, whose translation MNAQRLKVLLVDDEEPVLATTAAVLSEDFDVHPARDAGSALRLLSLHRFDVLCTDFHMPGRNGMDLLREATRLHPHLAGVLVTGYREYLDRKDQQQAQGLFYLVLKPYRPPDLIAMIRRAAEATRLKREMSLITSGLAERKRGVR comes from the coding sequence ATGAATGCCCAGCGCCTCAAGGTGCTGCTGGTGGACGACGAGGAGCCCGTTCTCGCCACCACCGCGGCCGTGCTTTCCGAAGACTTCGACGTCCATCCCGCGCGAGACGCGGGCTCGGCGTTGAGGTTGCTGTCGCTGCATCGCTTCGACGTCCTCTGCACCGACTTCCACATGCCGGGGCGCAACGGCATGGACCTGCTGCGCGAGGCGACGCGGCTGCACCCGCACCTCGCCGGCGTGCTCGTCACCGGCTACCGCGAGTACCTGGACCGCAAGGACCAGCAGCAGGCCCAGGGCCTCTTCTACCTCGTGCTCAAGCCCTACCGGCCCCCGGACCTCATCGCGATGATTCGCCGCGCGGCGGAGGCCACCCGCCTCAAGCGCGAGATGAGCCTCATCACCTCCGGCCTGGCCGAGCGCAAGCGGGGGGTGCGATGA
- a CDS encoding HPF/RaiA family ribosome-associated protein has translation MKRALQITYRGMATSDGLNEHIRDHADKLEQFFDGIVGCHVVVEEPHRHKQQGKHFHVRVDVSVPGRNIIAARDPEQRTGHEDAYQAVTDAFDAARRQLQHYAETLHAHHGQ, from the coding sequence ATGAAGCGAGCGCTGCAGATTACGTATCGCGGGATGGCGACGAGCGACGGCCTGAACGAGCACATCCGCGACCATGCAGACAAGCTGGAGCAGTTCTTCGACGGAATCGTGGGGTGCCACGTGGTGGTGGAGGAGCCGCATCGCCACAAGCAGCAGGGCAAGCACTTCCACGTGCGCGTCGACGTGAGCGTGCCCGGCAGGAACATCATCGCGGCGAGAGACCCGGAGCAGCGCACGGGACACGAGGACGCCTACCAGGCGGTGACGGATGCCTTCGACGCCGCCCGGCGCCAGCTCCAGCACTACGCGGAGACACTGCACGCGCACCACGGGCAGTGA
- a CDS encoding DUF1360 domain-containing protein has translation MKAPQETGLFAGYDDAHHPLGSYAVLVGAYGVSVAGFLGWTARSRRRLPERTGLADLALFTVATHSVTRLLAKDQVTSFLRAPFVRFQESSTAGEVEEVARGTGMQKALGQLLGCPFCLGPWVAAGLLAARAVAPRQARWLGSVLALSAASSFLHRAYEWVGAGLHRTREEVRMLKERTDREEGVQFPSVSTSAEALDAGRAPIPAPS, from the coding sequence ATGAAGGCTCCGCAGGAGACCGGCCTCTTCGCCGGCTATGACGATGCGCATCACCCCCTGGGCTCGTACGCGGTGCTCGTCGGCGCCTATGGCGTGTCCGTGGCGGGCTTCCTCGGCTGGACGGCGCGGAGCCGGCGCCGGCTGCCGGAGCGGACGGGCCTGGCGGACCTGGCGCTGTTCACGGTGGCGACGCACTCGGTGACGCGGCTGTTGGCGAAGGACCAGGTGACGAGCTTCCTGCGCGCGCCCTTCGTGCGCTTCCAGGAGAGCTCCACCGCGGGCGAGGTGGAGGAAGTGGCTCGCGGCACGGGGATGCAGAAGGCGCTGGGGCAGCTCTTGGGCTGTCCCTTCTGCCTGGGCCCCTGGGTGGCCGCGGGCCTGCTGGCCGCGCGCGCCGTGGCGCCGAGGCAGGCGCGGTGGTTGGGCTCCGTGCTCGCGCTCTCCGCCGCGTCCTCGTTCCTGCACCGCGCCTACGAGTGGGTGGGCGCGGGCCTGCACCGCACGCGCGAGGAGGTCCGCATGCTGAAGGAACGCACGGACCGCGAAGAGGGCGTGCAGTTCCCCAGCGTGAGTACGTCCGCGGAAGCCCTGGACGCCGGTCGCGCGCCCATCCCCGCGCCGAGCTGA
- a CDS encoding zinc-dependent alcohol dehydrogenase family protein, with amino-acid sequence MEGTMRAMVLHAPGEPLREERLPIPRPGPEQLLLRVRACAVCRTDLHVVDGELTHPKLPLVPGHEIVATVVGSGEGVTAFPPGTRVGVPWLGWSCGECRFCVAGRENLCERARFTGYDLDGGYAEFVLAHQRFCFPLPAGYSDVHAAPLMCAGLIGFRSLRLAGDAERLGLYGFGAAAHVLLQVARYQQRRVFAFTRPGDTGGQRFARELGAEWAGGSDELPPEPLDAAILFAPVGALVPTALRAVDRGGVVVCGGIHMSDIPAFPYALLWQERVVRSVANLTRADALDFLALAPGVPVRTEVQVFPLSAANEALTALRQGHVRGAAVLDVDARS; translated from the coding sequence ATGGAAGGGACCATGCGGGCGATGGTGCTGCATGCACCGGGCGAACCGCTGCGAGAGGAGCGGCTCCCCATCCCACGTCCCGGCCCGGAGCAATTGCTGCTCCGGGTACGGGCCTGCGCCGTGTGCCGCACGGACCTGCACGTGGTGGATGGCGAGCTGACGCACCCCAAGCTGCCCCTCGTACCGGGCCATGAAATCGTGGCCACGGTGGTGGGCTCGGGCGAGGGAGTGACGGCCTTCCCGCCAGGGACGCGAGTCGGGGTGCCATGGCTCGGCTGGAGCTGTGGCGAGTGCCGCTTCTGCGTCGCGGGCCGGGAGAACCTCTGCGAGCGGGCGCGCTTCACCGGCTATGACCTCGACGGCGGTTACGCCGAGTTCGTACTGGCGCACCAGCGCTTCTGCTTTCCGCTCCCGGCCGGCTACAGCGACGTCCACGCCGCGCCGCTGATGTGCGCGGGGCTCATCGGCTTCCGGAGCCTGCGCCTCGCCGGAGACGCCGAGCGGCTGGGCCTCTACGGCTTCGGCGCTGCGGCGCACGTGCTGCTCCAGGTGGCGCGCTACCAGCAACGGCGCGTCTTCGCCTTCACCCGCCCCGGGGACACCGGGGGCCAGCGCTTCGCGAGGGAGCTGGGCGCGGAGTGGGCAGGAGGCTCGGACGAATTGCCGCCAGAGCCGCTCGACGCCGCCATCCTCTTCGCGCCCGTGGGCGCCCTGGTGCCCACCGCGCTGCGCGCCGTGGACCGGGGCGGCGTGGTGGTGTGTGGCGGCATCCACATGAGCGACATCCCCGCGTTTCCCTACGCACTCCTCTGGCAGGAGCGCGTGGTGCGCTCGGTGGCGAACCTCACGCGCGCGGATGCGCTGGACTTCCTCGCGCTCGCGCCGGGCGTGCCGGTGCGCACCGAGGTGCAGGTGTTCCCCCTGTCCGCCGCGAACGAGGCGCTCACCGCGCTGAGACAGGGCCACGTGCGCGGCGCGGCCGTGCTGGACGTGGACGCGCGGAGCTGA
- a CDS encoding aldo/keto reductase, with product MASTPRQSRPPTTTRREVLAAGLGSLLLPAVAAAQAAPKLPAKPTAPPTAKPTSRGDAMLTRPIPSTGEALPVIGLGTWQTFDVGNTPAERGPLAEVLRRFLASGARLIDSSPMYGRAEAVTGDVLETLGELKTPFLASKVWTTGKAEGLSQLRASIQKMGHGRMDLMQVHNLVDWRTQLPMLREWKAQGRIRYVGVTHYSRSAFDDLERFIREEKLDFVQLPYSLAQRDAEARLLPAAAEHGVAVLVMQPFATGSLFQRVRGRAVPEWAAEFDCTTWAQFFLKFILGHPAVHCPLPATSNPDHVADNLRAGFGRLPDEKQRARMARVLEG from the coding sequence ATGGCCTCCACTCCGCGTCAGTCCCGTCCGCCCACGACGACCCGCCGCGAGGTGCTCGCCGCGGGGCTCGGCAGCCTGCTGCTCCCGGCCGTCGCCGCCGCGCAGGCCGCACCCAAGCTGCCCGCGAAGCCCACCGCTCCACCCACCGCGAAGCCCACCTCCCGAGGAGACGCCATGCTCACCCGCCCCATCCCCAGCACGGGTGAAGCGCTGCCCGTCATCGGGCTCGGCACCTGGCAGACGTTCGACGTGGGCAACACCCCGGCCGAGCGCGGCCCCCTCGCGGAGGTCCTCCGCCGCTTCCTCGCCTCGGGCGCGCGCCTCATCGACTCCTCGCCCATGTACGGCCGCGCGGAGGCCGTCACCGGCGACGTGCTCGAAACGCTCGGCGAGCTGAAGACGCCCTTCCTCGCCTCCAAGGTGTGGACCACCGGCAAGGCGGAGGGGCTCTCGCAGTTGCGCGCCTCCATCCAGAAGATGGGCCACGGCCGCATGGACCTGATGCAGGTCCACAACCTCGTGGACTGGCGCACGCAGCTGCCCATGCTGCGCGAGTGGAAGGCCCAGGGCCGCATCCGCTACGTCGGCGTCACCCACTACTCGCGCAGCGCCTTCGATGATTTGGAGCGCTTCATCCGCGAGGAGAAGCTGGACTTCGTGCAACTGCCCTACTCCCTCGCGCAGCGCGACGCGGAGGCGCGCCTGTTGCCCGCCGCCGCCGAGCACGGTGTGGCCGTCCTCGTCATGCAGCCCTTCGCCACCGGCTCGCTCTTCCAGCGGGTGCGCGGGCGCGCCGTGCCGGAGTGGGCCGCCGAGTTCGACTGCACCACCTGGGCGCAGTTCTTCCTCAAGTTCATCCTCGGCCACCCCGCCGTGCACTGCCCGCTTCCCGCCACGAGCAACCCCGACCACGTGGCCGACAACCTGCGCGCCGGCTTCGGCCGCCTCCCCGACGAGAAACAGCGCGCCCGCATGGCCCGCGTCCTCGAGGGCTGA
- a CDS encoding pyridoxamine 5'-phosphate oxidase family protein: MASKKKDTHEVVQHFGDLIKGIKVAMMTTVEEDGSLRSRPMWTHDRDFDGELWFFTREHSPKVGEVEHDHHVSLAYSDPTRDRYVSVSGRCRLVLDKQKARELWNPTLKAWFPDGLDDPELALLCVRVERAEYWDTPNSRMVQLAGMVKAALTGETYKPGDNQKLDMGDAPLPH; this comes from the coding sequence ATGGCGAGCAAGAAGAAGGACACACACGAGGTCGTCCAACACTTCGGAGACCTCATCAAGGGCATCAAGGTCGCGATGATGACCACCGTGGAGGAGGACGGCAGCCTGCGCAGCCGCCCCATGTGGACCCACGACAGGGACTTCGACGGGGAGCTGTGGTTCTTCACCCGCGAGCACTCGCCCAAGGTGGGCGAGGTGGAGCACGACCACCACGTCAGCCTCGCGTACTCGGACCCCACCAGAGACCGCTACGTCTCCGTGAGCGGCCGCTGCCGCCTGGTGCTCGACAAGCAGAAGGCCCGCGAGCTGTGGAACCCCACCCTCAAGGCCTGGTTCCCTGACGGGCTGGATGATCCGGAGCTCGCCCTGCTGTGCGTGCGCGTGGAGCGCGCCGAGTACTGGGACACCCCCAACAGCCGCATGGTGCAACTGGCCGGCATGGTGAAGGCCGCCCTCACCGGTGAGACGTACAAGCCCGGCGACAACCAGAAGCTGGATATGGGCGACGCCCCGCTGCCGCACTGA
- a CDS encoding inositol-3-phosphate synthase, with product MENKRSVSKPEGKLAVLVPGLGAVSTTLMAGVELARQGKGQPIGSLTQMGTARLGKRTDGRTVKLGELVPLAQLQDVVFGAWDIISEDAYQVAVRSGVLNDKHLEQVKPFLQGIKPKKGVHDAEFVRRIEANHTKSTKTHRESIEALRQDIRDFKKELNAKRAVMVVCSSVETFRPLPDSFKTLAAFEKALDENSPDINPTALYTYAALKEGVPFANATPNASVDTPALQELAKLEGIPVAGRDLKSGQTMMKTVIAPALKARMLGLEGWFSTNILGNRDGEVLDDPAAFKAKEVTKSSVLDTILQPELYPELYKKYAHKVSIHYYPPRGDAKEGWDNIDIVGWLGYPMQIKVNFLCRDSILAAPLVLDIALFLDLAKRLEWRGIQEWMSFYFKSPMAMPGLPVEHDLFIQLTKLKNTLRVVAGEEPITHLGLDYYGDDLPLSK from the coding sequence ATGGAAAACAAGAGGTCGGTCTCGAAGCCCGAGGGCAAGCTGGCGGTGTTGGTGCCTGGCCTGGGCGCGGTGTCCACGACGCTGATGGCGGGCGTGGAGCTGGCACGTCAGGGCAAGGGTCAGCCCATCGGCTCGCTGACGCAGATGGGCACGGCACGCCTGGGCAAGCGCACCGACGGCCGCACCGTGAAGCTCGGCGAGCTGGTGCCCCTGGCCCAGCTGCAGGACGTCGTCTTCGGCGCGTGGGACATCATCAGCGAGGACGCGTACCAGGTCGCGGTGCGCTCCGGCGTGCTGAACGACAAGCACCTGGAGCAGGTGAAGCCCTTCCTGCAGGGCATCAAGCCGAAGAAGGGCGTGCACGACGCCGAGTTCGTCCGCCGCATCGAGGCGAACCACACCAAGTCCACCAAGACGCACCGCGAGAGCATCGAGGCGCTGCGCCAGGACATCCGCGACTTCAAGAAGGAGCTCAACGCCAAGCGCGCCGTGATGGTGGTGTGCAGCAGCGTGGAGACCTTCCGTCCGCTGCCGGACTCCTTCAAGACGCTGGCCGCCTTCGAGAAGGCGCTCGACGAGAACAGCCCGGACATCAACCCCACCGCGCTCTACACCTACGCGGCCCTGAAGGAGGGCGTGCCCTTCGCCAACGCCACGCCCAACGCCAGCGTGGACACGCCCGCGCTGCAGGAGCTGGCGAAGCTGGAGGGCATCCCCGTCGCCGGGCGAGACCTCAAGAGCGGCCAGACGATGATGAAGACGGTCATCGCCCCCGCGCTCAAGGCGCGCATGCTGGGCCTCGAGGGCTGGTTCTCCACCAACATCCTCGGCAACCGCGACGGCGAGGTGCTCGACGACCCCGCGGCCTTCAAGGCCAAGGAAGTCACCAAGTCGAGCGTGCTGGACACCATCCTGCAGCCGGAGCTCTACCCCGAGCTGTACAAGAAGTACGCGCACAAGGTGTCCATCCACTACTACCCGCCCCGCGGCGACGCGAAGGAGGGTTGGGACAACATCGACATCGTCGGGTGGCTGGGCTACCCGATGCAGATCAAGGTCAACTTCCTCTGCCGCGACTCCATCCTCGCGGCGCCGCTCGTCCTGGACATCGCGCTGTTCCTGGACCTGGCGAAGCGGCTGGAGTGGCGCGGCATCCAGGAGTGGATGTCCTTCTACTTCAAGAGCCCCATGGCCATGCCGGGCCTTCCGGTGGAGCACGACCTGTTCATCCAGCTCACCAAGCTGAAGAACACGCTGCGCGTCGTTGCTGGTGAAGAGCCCATCACCCACCTCGGACTCGACTACTACGGGGATGACCTCCCGCTCTCCAAGTAG